The following proteins are encoded in a genomic region of Mustela erminea isolate mMusErm1 chromosome 3, mMusErm1.Pri, whole genome shotgun sequence:
- the WNT9A gene encoding protein Wnt-9a isoform X1, which produces MLDGPLLARWLAAAFALTLLLAALRPSAAYFGLTGSEPLTILPLTLEPEAAAQAHYKACDRLKLERKQRRMCRRDPGVAETLVEAVSMSALECQYQFRFERWNCTLEGRYRASLLKRGFKETAFLYAISSAGLTHALAKACSAGRMERCTCDEAPDLENREAWQWGGCGDNLKYSSKFVKEFLGRRSSKDLRARVDFHNNLVGVKVIKAGVETTCKCHGVSGSCTVRTCWRQLAPFHEVGKRLKHKYETALKVGSTTNEATGEAGAISPPRGRAAGTGGGDPLPRTPELVHLDDSPSFCLASRFSPGTAGRRCHREKNCESICCGRGHNTQSRVVTRPCQCQVRWCCYVECRQCTQREEVYTCKG; this is translated from the exons GCTGACAGGCAGCGAGCCCCTGACCATTCTCCCACTGACCCTGGAGCCTGAGGCTGCCGCCCAGGCACACTACAAGGCGTGTGACCGACTGAAGCTGGAGCGCAAGCAGAGGCGCATGTGCCGCAGAGACCCAGGCGTGGCCGAGACGCTGGTGGAGGCGGTCAGCATGAGTGCGCTGGAGTGCCAGTACCAGTTCCGGTTCGAGCGCTGGAACTGCACGTTGGAGGGCCGCTACCGGGCCAGCCTGCTCAAGCGGG gtTTCAAGGAGACCGCCTTCCTGTATGCCATCTCCTCGGCGGGCCTGACACACGCTCTGGCGAAGGCGTGCAGCGCCGGCCGCATGGAGCGCTGCACCTGTGACGAGGCCCCAGACCTGGAGAACCGTGAGGCCTGGCAGTGGGGGGGCTGTGGGGACAACCTCAAGTACAGCAGCAAGTTCGTCAAGGAGTTCCTGGGCCGGCGGTCGAGCAAAGATCTGAGAGCCCGCGTGGACTTCCACAACAACCTCGTGGGTGTGAAG gtAATCAAGGCCGGGGTGGAGACCACATGCAAGTGCCACGGAGTATCGGGCTCCTGCACCGTGCGGACATGCTGGCGGCAGCTGGCGCCCTTCCACGAAGTGGGCAAACGCCTAAAACACAAGTACGAGACGGCACTCAAGGTGGGCAGCACCACCAACGAGGCCACGGGCGAAGCCGGCGCCATCTCTCCGCCTCGGGGCCGGGCGGCAGGGACAGGCGGCGGCGACCCACTGCCCCGCACACCAGAGCTCGTGCACCTGGATGACTCGCCCAGCTTCTGCCTGGCCAGCCGTTTCTCTCCGGGGACCGCCGGTCGCAGGTGCCACCGGGAGAAGAACTGTGAGAGCATCTGCTGTGGGCGTGGCCACAACACACAGAGTCGGGTGGTGACACGGCCCTGCCAGTGCCAGGTTCGCTGGTGCTGCTACGTGGAGTGTAGGCAGTGCACACAGCGTGAGGAGGTCTACACCTGCAAGGGCTGA
- the WNT9A gene encoding protein Wnt-9a isoform X3, with protein MCRRDPGVAETLVEAVSMSALECQYQFRFERWNCTLEGRYRASLLKRGFKETAFLYAISSAGLTHALAKACSAGRMERCTCDEAPDLENREAWQWGGCGDNLKYSSKFVKEFLGRRSSKDLRARVDFHNNLVGVKVIKAGVETTCKCHGVSGSCTVRTCWRQLAPFHEVGKRLKHKYETALKVGSTTNEATGEAGAISPPRGRAAGTGGGDPLPRTPELVHLDDSPSFCLASRFSPGTAGRRCHREKNCESICCGRGHNTQSRVVTRPCQCQVRWCCYVECRQCTQREEVYTCKG; from the exons ATGTGCCGCAGAGACCCAGGCGTGGCCGAGACGCTGGTGGAGGCGGTCAGCATGAGTGCGCTGGAGTGCCAGTACCAGTTCCGGTTCGAGCGCTGGAACTGCACGTTGGAGGGCCGCTACCGGGCCAGCCTGCTCAAGCGGG gtTTCAAGGAGACCGCCTTCCTGTATGCCATCTCCTCGGCGGGCCTGACACACGCTCTGGCGAAGGCGTGCAGCGCCGGCCGCATGGAGCGCTGCACCTGTGACGAGGCCCCAGACCTGGAGAACCGTGAGGCCTGGCAGTGGGGGGGCTGTGGGGACAACCTCAAGTACAGCAGCAAGTTCGTCAAGGAGTTCCTGGGCCGGCGGTCGAGCAAAGATCTGAGAGCCCGCGTGGACTTCCACAACAACCTCGTGGGTGTGAAG gtAATCAAGGCCGGGGTGGAGACCACATGCAAGTGCCACGGAGTATCGGGCTCCTGCACCGTGCGGACATGCTGGCGGCAGCTGGCGCCCTTCCACGAAGTGGGCAAACGCCTAAAACACAAGTACGAGACGGCACTCAAGGTGGGCAGCACCACCAACGAGGCCACGGGCGAAGCCGGCGCCATCTCTCCGCCTCGGGGCCGGGCGGCAGGGACAGGCGGCGGCGACCCACTGCCCCGCACACCAGAGCTCGTGCACCTGGATGACTCGCCCAGCTTCTGCCTGGCCAGCCGTTTCTCTCCGGGGACCGCCGGTCGCAGGTGCCACCGGGAGAAGAACTGTGAGAGCATCTGCTGTGGGCGTGGCCACAACACACAGAGTCGGGTGGTGACACGGCCCTGCCAGTGCCAGGTTCGCTGGTGCTGCTACGTGGAGTGTAGGCAGTGCACACAGCGTGAGGAGGTCTACACCTGCAAGGGCTGA
- the WNT9A gene encoding protein Wnt-9a isoform X2 codes for MLDGPLLARWLAAAFALTLLLAALRPSAAYFGLTGSEPLTILPLTLEPEAAAQAHYKACDRLKLERKQRRMCRRDPGVAETLVEAVSMSALECQYQFRFERWNCTLEGRYRASLLKRGFKETAFLYAISSAGLTHALAKACSAGRMERCTCDEAPDLENREAWQWGGCGDNLKYSSKFVKEFLGRRSSKDLRARVDFHNNLVIKAGVETTCKCHGVSGSCTVRTCWRQLAPFHEVGKRLKHKYETALKVGSTTNEATGEAGAISPPRGRAAGTGGGDPLPRTPELVHLDDSPSFCLASRFSPGTAGRRCHREKNCESICCGRGHNTQSRVVTRPCQCQVRWCCYVECRQCTQREEVYTCKG; via the exons GCTGACAGGCAGCGAGCCCCTGACCATTCTCCCACTGACCCTGGAGCCTGAGGCTGCCGCCCAGGCACACTACAAGGCGTGTGACCGACTGAAGCTGGAGCGCAAGCAGAGGCGCATGTGCCGCAGAGACCCAGGCGTGGCCGAGACGCTGGTGGAGGCGGTCAGCATGAGTGCGCTGGAGTGCCAGTACCAGTTCCGGTTCGAGCGCTGGAACTGCACGTTGGAGGGCCGCTACCGGGCCAGCCTGCTCAAGCGGG gtTTCAAGGAGACCGCCTTCCTGTATGCCATCTCCTCGGCGGGCCTGACACACGCTCTGGCGAAGGCGTGCAGCGCCGGCCGCATGGAGCGCTGCACCTGTGACGAGGCCCCAGACCTGGAGAACCGTGAGGCCTGGCAGTGGGGGGGCTGTGGGGACAACCTCAAGTACAGCAGCAAGTTCGTCAAGGAGTTCCTGGGCCGGCGGTCGAGCAAAGATCTGAGAGCCCGCGTGGACTTCCACAACAACCTC gtAATCAAGGCCGGGGTGGAGACCACATGCAAGTGCCACGGAGTATCGGGCTCCTGCACCGTGCGGACATGCTGGCGGCAGCTGGCGCCCTTCCACGAAGTGGGCAAACGCCTAAAACACAAGTACGAGACGGCACTCAAGGTGGGCAGCACCACCAACGAGGCCACGGGCGAAGCCGGCGCCATCTCTCCGCCTCGGGGCCGGGCGGCAGGGACAGGCGGCGGCGACCCACTGCCCCGCACACCAGAGCTCGTGCACCTGGATGACTCGCCCAGCTTCTGCCTGGCCAGCCGTTTCTCTCCGGGGACCGCCGGTCGCAGGTGCCACCGGGAGAAGAACTGTGAGAGCATCTGCTGTGGGCGTGGCCACAACACACAGAGTCGGGTGGTGACACGGCCCTGCCAGTGCCAGGTTCGCTGGTGCTGCTACGTGGAGTGTAGGCAGTGCACACAGCGTGAGGAGGTCTACACCTGCAAGGGCTGA